One part of the Chryseobacterium mulctrae genome encodes these proteins:
- a CDS encoding restriction endonuclease subunit R, whose protein sequence is MNKNIWNLYKNSEKGKEAIDLFTFDTGKDDLEIKTKNIFQKLNQYLGGVDSEDYFIDNCFLIINSIEFDNLLFTDNNDTSEYFKNLIDNLEIFYVEENDAGKFVRVENQKPIILQKDYKSFCSVLPEISLILYFYSELFFVPILFSEEFDVFIKILDVLNIQMPELPIKSDKKGRLLLYNELNNNIKQFSKENDLTIEETCACIYDFAFLLLEAKQTQNELPEPTNIWLTGGSKEDYKIFLENPIQGEKSVWTCNENTKRGDIIVMYVLSPHSCIQSIWRADIDGVYTPFNYYNSRTRATNGILIPKITLAELKADSYFSLLPITRKNFQGVNGVHFSPQDYKELQRLLIEKGFDISILPQLYKPDVEFDVNIRNEKDVEDKLLIPLLEKLGYSENDWVRQLSQKAGRKEKVIPDFVFFPKGETYFQNSPLVIEAKFNMSSNIEKTKSYNQALSYARIMKSSIFGICDKDRLIIYKEKNGQFDRFTPIFEKHWLNINEAEVFRILKLLIGRAIINKF, encoded by the coding sequence ATGAATAAAAATATTTGGAACTTATATAAGAATTCCGAAAAAGGAAAAGAAGCCATTGATTTATTTACATTCGATACTGGAAAAGATGATTTAGAAATAAAGACAAAAAATATTTTTCAAAAGCTTAATCAGTACTTAGGAGGAGTTGATAGTGAAGATTATTTTATAGATAATTGTTTCTTAATAATTAATAGTATTGAATTTGATAATTTGCTTTTTACTGATAATAATGATACATCAGAATACTTCAAAAATCTTATTGATAATCTTGAAATTTTTTATGTTGAAGAGAATGATGCAGGAAAATTTGTAAGAGTAGAAAATCAAAAACCTATTATTCTTCAAAAAGATTATAAATCCTTTTGTTCAGTATTACCAGAAATATCACTTATATTATATTTTTACAGTGAGTTATTTTTTGTTCCAATATTATTTAGTGAAGAGTTTGATGTTTTTATAAAAATTCTTGATGTATTAAATATTCAAATGCCCGAGTTGCCTATAAAATCAGATAAAAAAGGAAGGCTTTTATTGTATAATGAGTTAAATAATAATATTAAACAATTTTCTAAAGAAAATGATTTGACAATTGAAGAAACCTGTGCTTGTATTTATGATTTTGCATTTTTGCTATTAGAAGCTAAACAAACTCAAAATGAATTACCAGAACCTACGAATATTTGGTTGACTGGTGGGAGTAAAGAGGATTATAAAATATTTCTAGAGAACCCAATTCAAGGAGAGAAATCTGTCTGGACTTGTAATGAAAATACCAAGCGAGGTGATATTATTGTAATGTATGTACTTTCACCACATAGTTGTATACAATCAATTTGGAGAGCAGATATTGACGGAGTTTATACACCTTTTAATTATTATAATAGCAGAACTAGAGCTACAAACGGTATACTCATTCCAAAGATAACTTTGGCTGAACTAAAAGCGGACTCATATTTTTCTTTATTACCAATTACTCGTAAAAATTTTCAAGGAGTAAATGGTGTTCATTTTTCGCCACAAGATTATAAAGAACTACAAAGATTATTAATTGAGAAAGGATTTGATATTTCTATTCTTCCACAATTATATAAACCCGATGTAGAATTTGATGTTAACATAAGAAATGAAAAAGATGTAGAGGATAAGCTTTTAATACCATTATTGGAAAAGTTAGGATATTCTGAGAATGATTGGGTAAGACAACTATCACAAAAGGCTGGAAGAAAAGAAAAAGTAATTCCAGATTTTGTATTTTTCCCAAAAGGAGAAACGTATTTTCAAAATTCTCCATTGGTTATTGAAGCTAAATTTAATATGAGTTCCAATATTGAAAAAACTAAATCTTATAATCAAGCATTGTCATATGCAAGAATTATGAAATCTTCTATTTTTGGTATTTGTGATAAAGACAGATTAATAATTTATAAAGAGAAGAACGGGCAGTTTGATAGGTTTACACCAATTTTTGAAAAGCATTGGTTGAACATTAATGAGGCAGAAGTATTTAGAATTCTTAAATTACTAATAGGGAGAGCAATAATAAATAAATTTTAA
- a CDS encoding zinc ribbon domain-containing protein YjdM — translation MSDVVICPKCSSEFTYEQDGLMVCSQCFHEWDPKEAGNEDQILDINGNELQNGDSVIVMKDLPVKGAPKPVKAGTKVKNIRLRPDSDHNIDCKIDGFGAMALKSEFVKKA, via the coding sequence ATGAGTGATGTAGTAATTTGTCCGAAATGTAGTTCTGAATTTACGTATGAACAAGACGGTTTAATGGTTTGTTCACAATGCTTCCACGAATGGGATCCTAAAGAAGCAGGAAATGAAGATCAGATTTTAGACATCAATGGAAATGAACTTCAAAATGGAGATTCGGTAATTGTAATGAAAGATCTTCCGGTAAAAGGCGCTCCGAAACCAGTAAAAGCAGGAACTAAAGTAAAAAATATCCGTTTAAGACCAGACAGCGATCATAATATTGATTGTAAAATTGATGGTTTTGGTGCGATGGCTTTGAAATCTGAATTTGTAAAGAAGGCTTAA
- the asnB gene encoding asparagine synthase B: protein MCGIVCLFDAKQSTEILRPQVLEMSKKIRHRGPDWSGVFQSEKVVFSHERLAIVDPASGKQPLFSKDGKIVLAVNGEIYNHRELKKEFPDYEFQTESDCEVIIALYQKYGKDFIEKLNGIFAFALYDIENNTYLIARDHMGICPLYQGWDREGNYYVASELKALEGICKKIETFLPGHYLYNIEGHKLQQWYKRDWENFDAVKDNVIDIQAIRKGLEDAVHRQLMSDVPYGVLLSGGLDSSIISAITAKFARQRIESGDTQEAWYPRLHSFAVGLVGSPDLAAAKKAAEHIGSIHHEVNFTVQEGLDAIRDVIYHLETYDVTTIRASTPMYLLARVIKSMGIKMVLSGEGADELFGGYLYFHKAPNAKEFHDETVRKLSKLHLYDCLRANKALMSWGIEGRVPFLDKEFMDIAMNVNPEDKMIRKEEGKIEKWVLRKAFEDLLPESIAWRQKEQFSDGVGYSWIDTLKDIAEKYVSDEMMANAKFKFPLNTPQNKEEYRYRTIFEEHFPSETAAATVPSVPSVACSTPIALEWDEAFKKMNDPSGRAVKVHETSY, encoded by the coding sequence ATGTGTGGAATCGTTTGCTTATTTGACGCAAAACAGTCAACCGAAATACTAAGACCTCAGGTTCTTGAAATGTCTAAAAAAATCCGTCACCGTGGTCCCGATTGGAGTGGAGTTTTTCAAAGTGAAAAAGTTGTTTTTTCTCATGAAAGACTCGCTATCGTAGATCCCGCTTCTGGAAAACAACCTCTATTTTCAAAAGATGGAAAAATTGTACTTGCCGTAAACGGTGAAATTTATAACCACAGAGAATTAAAAAAAGAATTCCCTGATTATGAATTTCAAACCGAGTCTGATTGCGAAGTCATTATTGCTCTTTACCAGAAATACGGAAAAGATTTTATTGAAAAACTTAACGGTATTTTTGCTTTTGCATTATACGACATTGAAAATAACACTTACCTCATTGCAAGAGATCATATGGGAATTTGCCCGCTTTATCAAGGTTGGGACAGAGAAGGAAATTATTACGTTGCTTCTGAATTGAAAGCTTTAGAAGGAATCTGCAAAAAAATTGAAACATTTTTACCTGGACACTATTTATATAATATTGAAGGACACAAACTTCAGCAATGGTACAAAAGGGACTGGGAAAACTTCGATGCTGTAAAAGATAATGTTATAGATATTCAGGCTATCAGAAAAGGACTGGAAGATGCCGTTCACAGACAATTGATGAGTGATGTTCCTTATGGAGTTCTGCTTTCAGGAGGTTTAGACTCATCTATTATTTCTGCCATTACCGCAAAATTTGCAAGACAGAGAATAGAAAGTGGTGACACTCAGGAAGCGTGGTATCCAAGATTGCACAGTTTTGCAGTTGGATTGGTCGGTTCTCCCGATTTGGCAGCAGCGAAAAAGGCTGCAGAACATATTGGCTCCATTCATCATGAAGTTAACTTTACCGTTCAGGAAGGCTTAGATGCGATTCGTGACGTGATTTATCATTTGGAAACTTATGATGTGACAACAATTCGAGCTTCCACTCCGATGTACCTTTTGGCAAGAGTCATAAAATCTATGGGAATCAAAATGGTACTTTCCGGTGAAGGTGCAGATGAATTATTTGGCGGATATTTGTATTTTCACAAAGCTCCGAATGCAAAAGAATTTCACGATGAAACCGTAAGAAAACTTAGCAAACTTCACTTATATGATTGTTTAAGAGCCAACAAAGCATTGATGAGTTGGGGAATTGAAGGCAGAGTTCCGTTTTTGGATAAAGAATTTATGGATATTGCGATGAATGTAAATCCGGAAGATAAAATGATTCGCAAAGAAGAAGGAAAAATTGAAAAATGGGTTTTAAGAAAAGCATTTGAAGATCTTTTACCGGAATCTATTGCTTGGAGACAGAAAGAACAGTTTTCTGACGGCGTTGGTTATTCATGGATTGACACTTTAAAAGATATTGCTGAGAAATATGTGTCTGATGAAATGATGGCGAATGCAAAATTCAAATTTCCATTAAACACACCACAAAACAAAGAAGAATATCGCTACAGAACAATTTTTGAAGAGCATTTCCCAAGTGAAACTGCGGCTGCAACAGTTCCTTCGGTTCCTTCAGTTGCATGCTCCACTCCTATCGCATTAGAATGGGATGAAGCATTTAAAAAGATGAACGACCCAAGTGGAAGAGCCGTAAAAGTGCACGAAACTTCTTATTAA
- a CDS encoding GLPGLI family protein: MFKSILASFFILLSVLSFSQTYEIQYESSYNGKAQPNQNQTIVWVNENENFILNTKIKEQKSDYPFEISKIEKPSNTIISYAFLKPNEAISTSDKESIAKQEFELTTQTKKILGYNCKKAVTKINSNTIEVWYTNDLKIKGGPSSLGQNLGLVLQVERNGNSATTAVSLKKIKTTGIDKIINKTISTTDLLSYKDLLWKSRFTTLKVFENEIINFSDQSKSDEKIKRFANGTIILKKVKFPKIAQGDNIFVELKQQSNGDAYDRTGTVFFIPEEKSQTFFDGLEKGAKTLPVYENGNGKQYHGVVSNQNYQPTVELMRFFTAFGINKFNHIELKDKTWQTVSPFRQDITELKPSLSEKELWIGTFIGNYDKGGHKVSLDITIHNSEQIVNKNNKVIPLFNTTNIMEMAGQDYATMFNNDKGLFVEFNLEKDLKNAQLRYITTGHGGWENGDEFIPKANSIYVDGKLSFSFTPWRTECASYRLFNPASGNFADGLSSSDISRSNWCPGTVTNPNFISLGNLKAGKHTIQVKIPQGEPEGTSFSAWNISGVLLGNE, encoded by the coding sequence ATGTTTAAATCTATTTTAGCAAGTTTTTTTATTTTATTATCTGTTTTGAGTTTTTCGCAGACTTACGAAATTCAATATGAAAGTTCGTACAACGGAAAAGCTCAACCTAATCAGAACCAGACAATTGTTTGGGTAAATGAAAATGAAAACTTTATTTTAAATACAAAAATTAAAGAACAAAAAAGCGATTATCCTTTTGAAATCAGCAAAATTGAAAAGCCTTCAAACACGATTATTTCTTATGCATTTTTAAAACCGAATGAAGCTATTTCCACTTCAGACAAAGAATCGATTGCTAAACAGGAATTCGAATTAACTACTCAAACTAAAAAGATCTTAGGCTACAATTGTAAAAAAGCAGTTACAAAAATCAACTCGAATACCATTGAAGTTTGGTACACCAATGATTTAAAAATAAAAGGCGGACCATCAAGTTTGGGACAAAACTTAGGCTTGGTTTTGCAGGTTGAAAGAAACGGAAATTCTGCAACAACTGCAGTTTCTTTAAAGAAAATTAAAACAACAGGAATTGACAAGATTATCAATAAAACGATCTCTACTACAGATTTATTGAGCTATAAAGATCTTCTTTGGAAAAGCAGATTTACAACGTTAAAAGTTTTTGAAAATGAAATTATCAATTTCTCAGATCAGTCAAAATCTGATGAAAAAATAAAAAGATTTGCCAACGGAACGATTATTTTAAAGAAGGTAAAGTTTCCAAAAATTGCTCAGGGCGATAATATTTTTGTAGAATTAAAGCAACAATCCAACGGTGACGCTTACGACAGAACCGGAACTGTATTTTTTATTCCTGAAGAAAAGTCTCAGACGTTTTTTGATGGTTTAGAAAAAGGAGCAAAAACACTTCCTGTATACGAAAATGGCAACGGAAAACAATATCACGGAGTTGTTTCCAATCAAAATTATCAACCGACAGTTGAATTGATGAGATTTTTTACCGCTTTCGGAATCAACAAGTTCAATCATATTGAGTTAAAGGATAAAACTTGGCAAACGGTAAGTCCGTTTCGTCAGGATATTACAGAATTAAAACCTTCCCTTTCAGAAAAAGAACTTTGGATTGGAACTTTCATTGGAAATTATGACAAAGGCGGTCATAAAGTAAGTTTAGATATTACCATCCACAACAGCGAACAAATTGTTAATAAAAACAATAAGGTCATTCCGCTTTTCAACACGACTAATATTATGGAAATGGCGGGTCAGGATTATGCAACAATGTTTAATAATGACAAAGGACTTTTTGTAGAATTTAATTTAGAAAAAGATCTTAAAAATGCACAGTTAAGATACATTACAACCGGACATGGAGGTTGGGAAAATGGTGACGAATTCATCCCGAAAGCCAATTCAATTTATGTAGACGGAAAATTAAGCTTCTCTTTTACACCCTGGAGAACAGAATGCGCGTCTTACCGATTGTTTAATCCGGCTTCCGGAAATTTCGCAGACGGACTTTCTTCTTCAGATATAAGCAGATCAAATTGGTGTCCCGGAACGGTAACCAATCCAAACTTCATTTCTTTAGGTAATTTAAAAGCTGGAAAACATACAATTCAGGTGAAAATTCCGCAGGGAGAACCAGAAGGAACGAGCTTCAGTGCATGGAATATTTCAGGTGTTTTACTAGGAAATGAGTAA
- a CDS encoding GLPGLI family protein yields the protein MKITSSFPALFLFGIFSAQSYKAVYDFKWKPQKNATEYLHEDFALLINENKTSEFLSYIKFKSDSAKTTVVNNFKKAGQGSMSFDFKYGESKFNEVISKNYTTREIQFEKQLQDKLFVVKNNCKIAWKIDAEKDKFLGYSVQKATTEFGGRKWTAWFSTDIPIQDGPYKFSGLAGLILKMNDSENEFIYEMRSITKEANDISERNFGVFNTIKLNSGKFHKIWEEYKKLPSSIFNYQTSSDNDAWMASYTIGGGDTNDKKYRENYDKKTKEFLKSVENPIELKNDCL from the coding sequence ATGAAAATAACATCAAGCTTTCCTGCACTATTTTTATTTGGAATTTTCTCTGCTCAATCTTACAAAGCAGTTTATGATTTCAAATGGAAACCTCAGAAAAACGCAACTGAATATTTGCATGAAGATTTTGCATTGTTGATCAATGAAAACAAAACATCAGAATTCTTATCTTACATTAAATTTAAAAGTGATTCTGCCAAAACCACAGTTGTAAATAATTTTAAAAAAGCAGGACAAGGAAGTATGTCTTTTGATTTTAAATATGGTGAATCTAAATTTAATGAGGTTATTTCTAAAAATTACACCACCAGAGAAATTCAATTTGAAAAACAGCTTCAAGACAAACTTTTCGTTGTAAAAAACAATTGTAAAATAGCCTGGAAAATAGATGCTGAGAAAGATAAATTCTTAGGATATTCTGTTCAAAAAGCAACCACAGAATTTGGTGGCAGAAAATGGACTGCATGGTTTTCTACAGACATTCCCATTCAGGATGGACCTTATAAATTTTCTGGTTTAGCTGGTTTAATTTTAAAGATGAATGATTCGGAAAATGAATTTATATATGAAATGAGATCAATCACCAAAGAAGCCAATGACATTTCAGAACGAAATTTCGGAGTTTTCAATACCATTAAGCTTAATTCTGGAAAATTTCATAAAATTTGGGAAGAATACAAAAAGCTACCATCCTCTATTTTCAACTATCAAACATCTTCAGATAATGATGCTTGGATGGCAAGCTACACCATTGGCGGTGGAGACACGAATGATAAAAAATACCGTGAAAATTATGATAAAAAGACCAAGGAGTTTTTAAAAAGTGTTGAAAATCCGATCGAGCTGAAAAATGATTGTCTGTAA
- a CDS encoding RsmB/NOP family class I SAM-dependent RNA methyltransferase, with the protein MELIHRNLAIGIHDALQETFFEKNKYADKVIERLLKSHRQWGSQDRAVVSEIFYNIIRWKKRLEYYMGEGVKPNNIYKLIIAYLLWSKTNYKRFEEFEGIKIADITTKLRKGTVPTKAIEHSIPEWLVETLERELGEKWEKEMHALNEKAPTVLRANSLRTTPKELISDLAHENVVSYPIKNYPDAVQLEEKKNVFLTTAFKEGLFEVQDASSQKIGYFLDVKEGQRVVDACAGAGGKTLHIAALMKNKGQIIALDIFEWKLAELKRRAKRAGAHNIETRVISDTKVIKRLHDKVDRLLIDAPCSGLGVLKRNPDSKWKIDQAFIDRIKTEQQQIMQDYSKMLKVGGKMVYATCSILPSENNKQVEEFIKNNPNYKMIKDEKVMPSEGYDGFYMALIERLS; encoded by the coding sequence ATGGAATTAATTCACAGAAACCTGGCAATCGGAATTCACGATGCTTTACAGGAAACTTTTTTCGAAAAAAACAAATACGCGGATAAAGTAATAGAAAGACTTTTGAAATCCCACAGACAATGGGGAAGCCAAGATAGAGCCGTTGTTTCTGAAATTTTCTATAATATCATCCGTTGGAAAAAACGCCTTGAATATTATATGGGTGAAGGTGTAAAACCAAATAACATCTATAAACTAATCATCGCTTATCTTCTTTGGAGCAAGACTAATTATAAAAGATTTGAAGAATTTGAAGGAATCAAAATTGCCGACATTACTACAAAACTTAGAAAAGGAACTGTTCCTACAAAAGCTATTGAGCATTCTATTCCGGAATGGCTTGTTGAAACTCTGGAAAGAGAATTAGGCGAAAAATGGGAAAAAGAAATGCATGCTTTGAATGAAAAAGCACCAACCGTTTTAAGAGCAAATTCTTTAAGAACGACTCCTAAAGAACTTATTTCTGATCTTGCACACGAAAATGTAGTTTCTTATCCTATTAAAAATTATCCTGATGCGGTACAGCTTGAGGAAAAGAAAAATGTTTTTCTTACCACAGCTTTCAAAGAAGGTTTGTTTGAAGTACAGGATGCTTCTTCACAAAAAATCGGTTATTTTCTTGATGTAAAAGAAGGCCAAAGAGTGGTTGATGCTTGTGCAGGTGCAGGTGGAAAAACACTTCACATAGCTGCTTTAATGAAAAACAAAGGTCAGATTATCGCATTAGATATTTTTGAATGGAAATTAGCTGAGCTAAAACGTCGTGCAAAAAGAGCCGGAGCTCACAACATTGAAACAAGAGTAATTTCTGATACGAAAGTAATCAAACGTCTTCACGATAAAGTAGACCGACTTTTAATTGATGCTCCTTGTTCTGGTTTAGGAGTTTTAAAAAGAAATCCTGATAGTAAATGGAAAATCGACCAAGCTTTTATCGACAGAATTAAGACAGAACAGCAGCAAATCATGCAGGATTATTCTAAAATGCTGAAAGTGGGTGGTAAAATGGTGTATGCAACATGCTCTATCCTACCTTCTGAAAACAACAAGCAAGTAGAAGAGTTTATTAAAAACAATCCTAATTACAAAATGATTAAAGACGAAAAAGTAATGCCAAGCGAAGGTTACGACGGATTCTACATGGCTTTGATCGAAAGACTTTCTTAA
- the tyrS gene encoding tyrosine--tRNA ligase encodes MIHTLKENVEIILPENGLEQKLKQAKEENRKLIIKLGFDPTAPDLHLGHVVVLKKLKQFQDQGHQIIIIVGSFTARIGDPTGKNKARKPLSKEEVQHNAETYINQLSKVIDVEKTKIVFNSDWLDSLNFSEVIQLMSKVTVAQLMHRNDFNKRFTENSPIAMHELVYPILQGFDSVKIECDIEMGGTDQLFNCTMGRQLQEAHHISPQIVMCMPLLKGLDGKEKMSKSLNNIIGLTDEPNEMFGKTMSIPDSLINEFIDLTTDFSDAEKQNLKLRISDGENPMNIKKIIAKNIISQYHNEESAEIAEQFFINQFQNKNFEEKVFEPISIESLFSNQSKISLIELCHHLKNNESKSFIRRLIESGGIQINNMKINDPNAEIKLLKETKIKIGKRDFFELV; translated from the coding sequence ATGATACACACATTAAAAGAAAATGTAGAAATTATTCTACCAGAAAACGGTTTGGAACAGAAATTAAAACAAGCCAAAGAAGAAAACAGAAAACTCATCATCAAACTCGGTTTTGATCCCACTGCTCCGGATTTACATTTGGGACATGTTGTTGTTTTGAAAAAACTGAAACAGTTTCAAGATCAGGGACATCAAATCATCATCATTGTCGGAAGTTTTACGGCAAGAATCGGTGATCCGACCGGGAAAAACAAAGCTAGAAAACCATTAAGCAAAGAAGAAGTTCAGCATAATGCAGAAACATACATTAATCAGCTTTCAAAAGTAATTGATGTAGAAAAAACGAAAATTGTTTTTAATTCTGATTGGTTAGATTCTCTGAATTTTTCAGAAGTTATTCAGTTGATGTCAAAAGTTACAGTAGCTCAACTGATGCATAGAAATGACTTCAACAAAAGATTCACCGAAAACTCTCCAATTGCAATGCATGAATTGGTTTACCCAATTTTACAGGGATTTGATTCCGTAAAAATAGAATGTGATATTGAAATGGGCGGAACCGATCAGCTTTTTAATTGTACAATGGGAAGACAATTGCAGGAAGCTCATCACATATCACCACAAATTGTGATGTGCATGCCTTTATTAAAAGGACTTGATGGAAAAGAAAAAATGAGTAAATCTTTGAATAATATTATCGGATTAACAGACGAACCGAACGAAATGTTTGGAAAAACAATGTCGATTCCTGATTCTCTGATCAATGAATTTATTGATTTGACCACAGATTTTTCAGATGCAGAAAAGCAAAATTTGAAATTGAGAATTTCTGATGGTGAAAACCCAATGAACATTAAAAAAATCATTGCGAAAAATATTATTTCTCAATACCACAATGAAGAATCGGCTGAAATTGCTGAACAGTTTTTCATTAATCAGTTTCAAAACAAAAATTTTGAAGAGAAAGTATTTGAACCAATTTCTATTGAATCTTTATTTTCGAATCAATCAAAAATCAGCTTGATTGAGCTTTGTCATCATTTGAAAAATAACGAAAGTAAATCTTTCATAAGAAGATTAATTGAAAGCGGCGGAATTCAGATTAACAATATGAAAATCAATGATCCAAATGCAGAAATTAAGCTTTTAAAAGAGACAAAAATTAAGATTGGGAAAAGAGATTTTTTTGAATTGGTGTAA
- a CDS encoding helix-hairpin-helix domain-containing protein encodes MKTTTVSSILDTTKSYEYVDENPVKGGVKDVYFSPDRKYVVAFYRTPLENEQKERIKRIVSTYLVNIQNGNASDYYLDEVFRWPYDIVQKNNLTGIVVPVYSQKFFFAKGYFGSDNIAGSDKVGKWFTAPMFRNQHYPLRLDKSELGDWLSYFQIAINITRGIKKLHQMGLAHSDLSYNNILVDPVTKSACIIDIDGLVVPKLFPPEVIGTADFIAPEVLKTKHLHLHDPGRQLPNQKTDLHALAVLIYMYLLRRHPLRGGKIWDLDSEKDEILSMGEKALFVEHPTDLTNKVRTEYLKKWDAFWGDPNKIPYTVTGPYLSELFRKAFIDGLHDPIKRPLANEWETALLKTVDLIQPCHNPECNEKWYVFDNTQTPRCPFCGTSHKGSLPVLDLYFKYDDEVWKPENHRLMVYHNQYLFKWHVSRKIIRNESLTFEDKKPVGYFTFYQDKWVLVNQTLTSMKDLTEQKEIPPNSMVELSEGKKILLSNEEGGRIIYVTMANQ; translated from the coding sequence ATGAAAACGACCACTGTTTCCTCAATTTTAGACACTACAAAATCATATGAATACGTAGATGAAAACCCTGTAAAAGGAGGTGTGAAAGATGTTTATTTTTCACCTGACAGAAAATATGTGGTGGCTTTTTACAGAACACCTTTAGAAAACGAACAAAAGGAAAGAATTAAAAGAATCGTCTCTACGTATTTGGTGAATATTCAAAACGGAAACGCTTCAGATTATTATTTAGATGAGGTTTTCAGATGGCCTTACGATATTGTTCAGAAAAATAATTTAACGGGAATTGTTGTTCCTGTTTACAGTCAGAAATTTTTTTTTGCGAAAGGATATTTTGGTTCAGATAACATTGCAGGAAGTGATAAAGTGGGGAAGTGGTTCACCGCTCCGATGTTCAGAAACCAGCATTATCCGCTTCGTCTGGATAAATCTGAATTGGGAGACTGGTTAAGTTATTTCCAGATTGCGATCAACATCACACGTGGAATTAAAAAATTGCACCAGATGGGTTTGGCGCATTCAGATCTTTCTTATAATAATATTTTGGTTGATCCGGTGACGAAATCTGCCTGTATTATTGATATTGACGGATTGGTTGTTCCGAAATTGTTTCCGCCTGAAGTGATTGGAACAGCAGATTTTATCGCTCCCGAGGTTTTAAAAACGAAACATTTGCATCTGCATGATCCGGGAAGACAGCTTCCGAATCAGAAAACTGATCTTCATGCTCTGGCGGTGCTTATTTATATGTATCTTCTTCGTCGCCATCCTTTGAGAGGCGGAAAAATCTGGGATCTGGATTCTGAAAAAGATGAGATATTATCAATGGGAGAAAAAGCTCTTTTCGTAGAGCATCCAACCGATTTGACCAATAAAGTGCGAACTGAATATCTTAAAAAATGGGATGCTTTCTGGGGCGATCCGAATAAAATTCCTTACACCGTTACCGGACCTTATTTGTCTGAATTGTTTAGAAAAGCTTTTATTGACGGGCTTCATGATCCAATAAAAAGACCTTTGGCAAATGAATGGGAAACGGCTTTACTGAAAACAGTAGATTTAATTCAGCCTTGTCATAATCCTGAATGTAACGAGAAATGGTATGTTTTTGATAATACCCAAACTCCGAGATGTCCGTTCTGTGGAACTTCACACAAAGGAAGCTTGCCTGTTCTCGATTTGTATTTTAAATATGATGATGAGGTTTGGAAGCCTGAAAATCATCGATTAATGGTCTATCATAATCAATATTTATTCAAATGGCACGTTTCAAGAAAAATAATCCGCAATGAAAGTCTGACTTTCGAAGATAAAAAACCAGTCGGATACTTTACTTTTTATCAAGATAAATGGGTTTTGGTGAATCAGACTTTGACTTCTATGAAAGATTTAACCGAACAAAAAGAGATTCCGCCCAATTCAATGGTTGAATTGTCAGAAGGCAAAAAAATATTGCTTTCTAATGAAGAAGGCGGAAGAATTATTTATGTGACGATGGCGAATCAATAA